The Flavobacterium praedii genome window below encodes:
- a CDS encoding DUF4369 domain-containing protein produces the protein MKNSIIAFVALFLLVSCNKNESKTNLHITGNIKGLKEGTLYIQRYVEPSLVAIDSIKIDGNSNFECNIDLKSPEMLYLFLDRGVTNSLDNNIMFFAEPGTINIDTNLDTYLSSAKITGSKNHELFEEYRKINARFTDENLTLIEQKFKAIKRKNTKAIDSISILQDNNVKRKYLYATNFTVNNKDHEVSPYIALAEIYDINIKYLDTIQKSMTPKVAKSLYGEKLTKYVNTIKKSEGN, from the coding sequence ATGAAAAATTCTATTATTGCTTTTGTTGCCCTATTCCTGTTGGTTTCTTGTAACAAAAATGAATCTAAAACCAATTTACACATCACAGGAAATATAAAAGGACTTAAAGAAGGTACTTTATATATACAGCGATATGTTGAACCATCTCTTGTTGCTATAGATAGCATAAAAATTGATGGAAACTCAAATTTTGAATGTAACATTGATTTAAAATCACCCGAAATGCTGTATTTATTTCTTGACCGAGGAGTTACCAATTCCCTTGACAACAACATTATGTTTTTTGCAGAACCAGGAACTATAAATATCGATACTAACTTAGATACCTATCTTTCAAGTGCTAAAATAACAGGTTCAAAAAACCATGAATTATTCGAAGAATATCGCAAAATAAACGCTCGCTTCACAGATGAAAATCTAACCTTGATCGAACAAAAATTCAAAGCCATAAAAAGGAAGAATACCAAAGCAATAGATAGCATATCTATTTTACAAGACAATAATGTCAAACGTAAATACTTATATGCTACAAATTTTACGGTAAACAATAAAGACCATGAAGTTTCACCTTATATTGCATTGGCTGAAATTTATGATATTAATATCAAATATTTGGATACTATTCAAAAATCAATGACTCCTAAAGTAGCAAAATCTTTGTATGGTGAGAAATTGACTAAATATGTGAATACTATCAAAAAAAGTGAAGGAAATTAA
- a CDS encoding peptidase M61, giving the protein MKKLFFALAFSCLIWTSKASTTTTTDSKKEEIEVSINLIDVKDDQVLVTVKAPKIKTNDITFSLPKTVPGTYSTDNYGKYIADFKAIDSKGNLLTVTKTDDNTWVIKNAKALVKITYLVNDTFDIEKGRGFGKDDVFSPSGTNIDAGKNFMLNLHGFIGYFQDKKGIPYKVTITHPETLWGATSMIDKDGSKTVDLFEMPLYSELLENPIMYSKPDYTTFMVDGMDIQIAVYSPSGKFTAENITPEMKVMMTAQKTFLGKVNSTKKYTVILYLSSMTPTDAKGFGALEHPTATTVVMPEMMPKEELVKQMKDVVSHEFFHILTPLTVHSKEIQYFDYNDPKMSQHLWMYEGVTEYFANLFQINQGLIPETEFYTRMAGKIEHANTMNDTMPFTVMSANVLTEPYKDQYLNVYEKGALIGMCLDIIIREKSEGKRGILDLMHQLSNEYGVSKPFNDEELFAKITSLTYPEVGEFFSKYVSGPTPIPYYDFLSKVGVTKITQKTPEGIFLKGQVPYIGVNQATKEIYVAPNKELNIFYSTLDLKGGDIIVSINDIPYSLDNIYDMITESMKWKENDPITLKIKRDGKEQILKGVVKFPYIDTEGMDATDASKANLRNTWLKG; this is encoded by the coding sequence ATGAAAAAATTATTTTTTGCACTTGCTTTTTCATGTCTTATATGGACAAGTAAAGCAAGCACTACAACCACAACAGATTCAAAAAAAGAAGAGATAGAAGTAAGCATTAATCTGATTGATGTAAAAGATGACCAAGTATTGGTTACGGTAAAAGCCCCAAAAATAAAAACGAATGACATCACATTCAGTCTACCTAAAACGGTACCTGGAACATATTCGACTGATAATTATGGTAAATATATTGCCGACTTTAAAGCAATCGACAGTAAAGGAAATTTATTGACGGTAACTAAAACCGATGATAATACTTGGGTAATAAAAAACGCAAAGGCATTGGTGAAGATTACCTATTTAGTAAACGATACTTTCGATATCGAAAAAGGAAGAGGTTTTGGGAAAGATGATGTATTTTCTCCATCAGGAACTAATATTGATGCAGGCAAAAACTTCATGTTAAACTTACATGGCTTTATAGGATATTTTCAAGACAAAAAAGGAATACCCTACAAAGTTACCATTACTCACCCAGAAACACTTTGGGGAGCCACTTCAATGATTGATAAAGACGGTTCTAAAACTGTAGATCTTTTTGAAATGCCACTTTATTCAGAATTATTAGAAAATCCTATCATGTATTCTAAACCAGATTACACCACTTTCATGGTAGACGGTATGGATATTCAAATTGCAGTTTATTCGCCATCAGGAAAATTTACTGCAGAAAATATTACTCCAGAGATGAAAGTAATGATGACTGCACAAAAAACATTTTTAGGAAAAGTCAATTCTACTAAAAAATATACTGTTATTTTATATCTATCTTCAATGACTCCAACAGATGCTAAAGGCTTTGGAGCGTTAGAACACCCTACAGCTACTACAGTTGTCATGCCAGAAATGATGCCAAAAGAAGAATTGGTAAAACAAATGAAAGATGTAGTTTCACATGAATTCTTTCATATACTTACTCCATTAACAGTACATTCCAAAGAAATTCAATATTTTGATTACAATGACCCAAAAATGTCTCAACACTTATGGATGTATGAAGGCGTAACGGAATATTTTGCCAATTTATTCCAAATAAACCAAGGATTAATTCCAGAAACTGAATTTTATACCCGTATGGCAGGAAAAATAGAGCATGCCAATACCATGAATGATACAATGCCATTTACGGTTATGAGTGCAAATGTTCTAACAGAACCATACAAAGATCAATACCTAAATGTATATGAAAAAGGAGCCTTAATCGGAATGTGCTTAGACATTATAATTAGAGAAAAAAGCGAAGGCAAAAGAGGCATATTAGATCTAATGCACCAATTATCAAACGAATACGGAGTATCAAAACCCTTTAACGATGAAGAATTGTTTGCAAAAATAACTTCACTAACCTATCCTGAAGTTGGGGAATTTTTCTCAAAATACGTTTCAGGACCAACTCCTATTCCTTATTATGATTTTCTATCAAAAGTAGGAGTGACAAAAATAACACAAAAAACTCCTGAAGGAATCTTTCTAAAAGGTCAAGTACCCTATATTGGCGTAAATCAAGCAACCAAAGAAATATATGTTGCCCCAAATAAAGAATTAAACATATTTTATAGCACACTTGATCTAAAAGGTGGAGATATCATTGTTAGCATTAATGACATTCCATATTCTTTGGATAACATATACGATATGATTACAGAGAGTATGAAATGGAAAGAAAACGACCCAATTACCCTAAAAATAAAACGTGACGGTAAAGAACAAATATTAAAAGGAGTTGTAAAATTCCCTTACATAGATACCGAAGGTATGGATGCAACAGATGCTTCTAAAGCAAATTTGAGAAATACTTGGCTGAAAGGATAA
- a CDS encoding DUF2805 domain-containing protein: MKKSNRKELNWEQTEKLVTLAQEERNPFEIIKKEFGLDEKEVLEIMKKKMPTEKYEMWKKKAIASKPKPKPLKIDDFDEDLDGKYYIKNKLD, translated from the coding sequence ATGAAAAAGAGTAACCGCAAAGAATTGAACTGGGAACAAACAGAAAAACTTGTTACATTGGCCCAAGAAGAAAGAAATCCTTTTGAGATTATTAAGAAAGAATTCGGTTTAGACGAAAAAGAAGTTCTTGAGATTATGAAAAAGAAAATGCCAACAGAGAAATACGAAATGTGGAAAAAGAAAGCGATCGCAAGTAAACCGAAACCAAAACCTCTAAAGATTGACGACTTTGACGAAGATTTAGATGGTAAATATTACATAAAAAACAAACTAGACTAA
- a CDS encoding alpha-ketoglutarate-dependent dioxygenase AlkB family protein: MNSLFNSDPIHLNLPDADITYFPNFLSKTEADVLFQELMNNTPWQHDYITVYGKKHLQPRLTALYGNEGKPYSYSNIVMQPLNWTLPLQKIKVLVENITENKFTSVLLNHYRDGNDSNGWHADDEKELGINPIIASLSIGTERVFKLKHKINSDLKMNIKLEHGSLLLMKGATQHFWKHQVPKTTKPIGPRINLTFRFIK, from the coding sequence ATGAATTCACTATTTAATTCCGACCCTATACATCTTAATCTTCCAGATGCCGATATTACCTATTTCCCAAATTTTCTATCAAAAACAGAAGCCGATGTGCTTTTTCAGGAACTAATGAATAATACTCCTTGGCAACATGACTATATTACGGTTTATGGAAAAAAACATTTACAACCACGACTAACTGCATTATATGGAAATGAAGGTAAGCCTTACTCCTATTCCAATATCGTGATGCAACCTCTAAATTGGACTTTACCTTTGCAAAAGATAAAAGTTCTTGTAGAAAATATCACCGAAAATAAATTCACCTCGGTTCTATTAAACCATTATAGAGATGGAAACGACAGTAATGGTTGGCATGCTGATGATGAAAAAGAACTTGGAATTAACCCTATAATTGCCTCCCTAAGTATTGGTACGGAACGCGTTTTTAAATTAAAACACAAGATCAATTCTGATCTAAAAATGAATATCAAATTAGAGCATGGGAGCTTGTTGTTAATGAAAGGAGCAACACAGCATTTTTGGAAACACCAAGTACCAAAGACAACAAAACCAATTGGACCTAGAATAAATCTCACCTTTCGATTCATTAAATAA
- the aqpZ gene encoding aquaporin Z: MKKLFAEFFGTYWLVFGGCGSALFAAGIPDLGIGFIGVSLAFGLTVLTMAYAVGHISGGHFNPAVSFGLWAGGRFSAKELLPYIIAQCVGAIAAAGTLYTIASGKAGFMIDNTKAGAFASNGFGAFSPDGYSMQAAFIAEFVLTLFFLLIILGATDKFANGKFAGIAIGLGLTLIHLISIPITNTSVNPARSLSQALFVGGEPLSQLWLFWVAPILGAIVAGFIYKNLLQDHSEG; encoded by the coding sequence ATGAAAAAACTTTTTGCAGAATTTTTCGGAACGTATTGGTTGGTTTTTGGAGGTTGTGGTAGTGCGCTGTTTGCCGCAGGGATACCAGATCTAGGAATTGGATTTATAGGAGTTTCACTGGCTTTTGGTTTAACCGTATTAACAATGGCTTATGCTGTTGGACACATATCAGGAGGACATTTTAATCCCGCAGTTTCTTTTGGACTATGGGCTGGTGGAAGATTTTCGGCTAAAGAATTACTTCCTTATATTATTGCTCAATGTGTTGGTGCAATAGCTGCGGCAGGAACTCTTTATACAATAGCTTCAGGAAAAGCAGGTTTCATGATAGACAATACAAAAGCAGGTGCTTTTGCTTCAAATGGATTTGGTGCATTTTCTCCCGACGGTTATTCCATGCAAGCGGCATTCATTGCTGAATTTGTACTTACATTATTTTTCCTTTTAATAATACTTGGAGCAACAGATAAATTTGCAAATGGAAAATTTGCAGGAATCGCTATAGGATTGGGATTGACACTTATCCATTTAATTAGTATTCCAATTACAAATACATCAGTAAATCCAGCGAGATCACTTTCGCAAGCCTTATTTGTGGGTGGAGAACCATTATCTCAACTTTGGTTGTTTTGGGTAGCACCTATATTAGGAGCAATCGTAGCTGGTTTTATTTATAAAAATTTACTGCAAGACCATTCAGAAGGATAG